One Candidatus Hydrogenedentota bacterium DNA segment encodes these proteins:
- a CDS encoding DUF2190 family protein yields MAYSINPYEVGGDAGKQRFAGEILTLLESTLTHPSHTDGLADAGDPVYVNGLHGVALESASAATDYIAVSTKGVWDLAVVPQNGGGNSNVAVGDTIYIATDTGILSKINTGVVFGFALGAATGGSSATVIPVCLLPQVTTVTAVGNVVGQYFTTSYQFAAADVAKQIFVAPAACSVVSASLRYGTAAGQAGTLTLEKCGDGEAAGAGDVCLAAAFDLASTPNTDIIKAATADGKEDLVQGDALRLKLASGAATSLADAIITVVLAWA; encoded by the coding sequence ATGGCGTATTCTATCAACCCCTACGAGGTGGGCGGAGATGCCGGTAAACAGCGGTTTGCCGGCGAAATCCTGACCCTGCTCGAATCCACGTTGACGCATCCATCGCACACGGACGGCCTTGCCGACGCGGGCGATCCGGTGTATGTCAACGGACTGCACGGCGTAGCACTCGAAAGCGCAAGCGCGGCCACCGACTACATTGCGGTGTCCACCAAAGGCGTCTGGGATCTCGCTGTCGTGCCGCAAAACGGCGGCGGCAACAGCAACGTCGCGGTCGGCGATACGATTTATATCGCGACCGACACCGGCATTCTGTCGAAGATCAACACCGGCGTCGTGTTCGGATTCGCGCTTGGCGCGGCCACCGGCGGATCTTCGGCCACGGTGATCCCTGTTTGCCTGTTGCCCCAAGTAACGACCGTAACGGCTGTTGGGAATGTGGTAGGACAGTATTTCACCACGTCGTACCAGTTCGCTGCTGCGGACGTCGCGAAACAGATCTTCGTTGCACCGGCGGCATGTTCGGTGGTTTCGGCGTCGTTGAGGTACGGCACGGCGGCGGGACAGGCTGGAACGCTGACCCTCGAAAAGTGCGGGGACGGCGAGGCGGCGGGCGCTGGCGATGTTTGCCTCGCGGCTGCGTTCGATTTGGCGTCCACTCCAAACACGGACATCATCAAGGCCGCCACGGCTGACGGCAAAGAGGATCTCGTGCAGGGCGATGCGCTCCGGCTGAAACTCGCTTCCGGCGCGGCCACGTCTTTGGCGGACGCGATCATCACCGTAGTGCTGGCGTGGGCATAA
- a CDS encoding phage minor head protein — MLTVPREIDAILSECTGEMVDRILEAAVASHAIDSRMGRMHEKRFRRVTAAYGALFRAAATREFIGGVVRQVADEVKTAADLAGITESTSDMVQERKVSWDEIVGETAQTATKKFMAPAIDYVEKRLIPAAEQAYQDALSYAYETSWNGKRTVSVAKAKTYARQRAKNLFDDLSGADNRRIGKAIADGIGRGDSIQSIADSIFDTVQDDTMTAERAKVIASTEANNALNAGAMAAGADMGYDSKIWVDVGDEKTCETCEGNAAIGVISMGDTFPSGDSYPSAHPNCRCYARYVMADGSEPEL; from the coding sequence ATGTTGACCGTACCGCGCGAGATAGACGCGATTCTGTCGGAGTGTACCGGCGAAATGGTAGACCGGATACTCGAAGCGGCGGTTGCCAGCCACGCGATAGACTCGCGGATGGGCCGGATGCACGAGAAACGGTTCCGGCGCGTGACGGCGGCTTATGGCGCGCTGTTCCGCGCGGCGGCCACCCGCGAATTTATCGGCGGCGTCGTGCGCCAAGTGGCGGACGAGGTGAAAACGGCGGCAGATCTTGCGGGTATAACCGAGTCTACTAGCGACATGGTACAGGAACGCAAAGTGTCTTGGGATGAAATCGTTGGCGAAACGGCGCAAACCGCCACCAAAAAGTTTATGGCGCCCGCGATTGATTATGTGGAAAAACGTTTGATTCCAGCGGCGGAGCAGGCCTATCAGGATGCGTTGTCATACGCCTATGAGACATCGTGGAACGGCAAACGGACCGTTTCGGTGGCAAAAGCAAAAACCTATGCGCGGCAACGGGCGAAAAACCTATTCGACGATCTGTCAGGCGCGGACAACAGGCGTATCGGCAAAGCCATTGCGGACGGCATCGGGCGCGGCGATTCAATTCAGTCTATCGCCGATTCCATATTCGACACCGTGCAGGACGATACAATGACAGCGGAACGCGCCAAAGTCATCGCGTCCACCGAGGCAAACAACGCGCTGAACGCTGGCGCAATGGCCGCCGGGGCCGATATGGGCTACGACTCGAAAATCTGGGTCGACGTGGGCGATGAAAAGACCTGCGAAACATGCGAGGGAAACGCCGCGATAGGTGTAATATCTATGGGCGACACATTCCCAAGCGGCGATTCCTACCCGTCGGCGCATCCGAATTGCCGGTGTTATGCCCGGTACGTCATGGCGGACGGTAGCGAACCGGAATTATAG